The genomic segment ttttttttttttcaatatataattatattatatatagtccTTTTCTTTGTATAAtacttaaatatttttttctttatgaaACTTACATGTGCtcaatatttaaaagaaacaaaaataatcaaaaaaaaaaaaaataaataaataaataaaatatatatatttatatatatatatatttatatataacatatggGACACACATGCAACTGTTATATGTCCTTTTGTAAATTTTAcgataaaggaaaaaaattaaaaataatgatatatatttcaaccataattattttttatttaaaatattttttataataattctacATTGTTTTccttaatattaaaaaataaaaagtatatatatatatatatatatatatatatatatatatgtagtatttatttttttattttacgttaaatagaaaaaaagaaaactaaCTAATAACGCCATATTGCATGGACATAAAAACatgttgaaaaaaatataaattataaattcgCATGTGCCcaaatttcttttattttaatcatataaattgtgattaaaaaaaagaagcatCAGTAAAAGTatgcatataaaaataatgtataaattattgttaagccatttttttttttttttttttttatccttcTTTTGAGTACTCAAAGAGAcctataatatttatttttaattcttatttattattatatgatatgtatattgttattattattatatattcctttatttttttaaaatttattattttattatatttttatttttccccTTAATTTAAAACACACAAACAAATAAGTTAGTTATTtcttgtatataataatatttttttattattcacaattttctttaattttataataaattcttatatttattaaataaacattattatattatatatatatatatatatatatatatataaagaaaatatatattttttatattattttgcaatacattttataatatttatatatatagcaacagaaattaaatattttattataacagatataaatatatatatatatataatatatatatataatatgagaatgcttatttatattttttattttgttttataaggaataaaattaaaattattttatttttatattttaatccatatgaaaataaatatatatataaaatattattttaacaccttttatatgaaatgataaaaacagaaatatataataatatatatatatatatttaatataataatatttattgggtatttttttttttcatgatgtaggaatatatttattttatatagcttttataaaatatataaaataaatatatattaatatatataataaatgttaataataatatcatagaaaaaattaaaaaaaataaaatataatataattccaTATTgaaaagtaaatatatatatatatataatatatataatatatatattatatttatattaccatttatataaaaaattatatattaatattattattattactattttatttttctaccTATATTTTAAGATAACCATTCAACTGATGCATGcatttaacatataaataagaagaagaaaaaaaaaaaaaaaaaactaaccTTAAATTTTTCTCtcttacataaaaaataatatgtatttatttatataaaataatatatatatttatcatacatattatatatatatatatatataataatattttttacctttaaaaaagaaaaaaaaaattgaaataaaatattattttttatatatatacatatattaatatatagatcacattgttatataataattttttttttttttttataataaacgtaaaaaattattgttGCAAAAAAGGACCTTGATTATTCATAAACAAATtacatcataattatatatatataatatatattaaatatatattattatatatatatatatatgtatatatatagttataaataatatttatatgtatacatattatatatatatatataatatacatttctTGTAaaatctataaatatatattttatctatattattatatatataatatatttaatataatatataaaatcaaataaaataataataatcagtttatttttatgaagtttatattataataaatattaaaataatatatataatatatatatgtatatatatatatacattttacatatatataaaataatattataatatatatttaataagaataaataaataaatagaatatatatattgaaaataatttatactattttttattttttatttaatatttattttattatagaaatataaatattataatatataatatatatatatatatatatatatatgatatatattttttttttaaagtaataaaacatttttttatttatatatatttacatatatatatttaagaatGATGTTCCCTTTATgggtttataatattatatatatataaagaaaaattaacacttttatataaaatttttgttaatttttaatatttgataatataaaaatatatagttatgtatatatatatatataaatatatagatagagatacaaatataagaattattatatatattttaataatttttactaatatatttatatatatatatattttttttttttcatttgatatgtttatttatatatgactttttttttttttttttttttttttatagtattttctttattttattttttttataagtatataatatgtttttttccttattcttttttttctattgaacagttgtgtatatatatatatatatatatatatatatatatatgtatacctAGTTTGAAATATTAGAttcgtatatatattttttttattatatttcttttttgaaatattacatattttatttatatatatatatataatacatatatatatatttatatagttatagattttaataaataaaatgaaaataccgttttttattttacatattttattattacaatttttattatgtttaatACGTTGTTATGTGCACAATGATGTAATAAAATTTGGAGAAGAAAATTCGTTAAAGTAAGTCTAGAAAggataattaaaaaaataaaaaatatgtgtattttatgtaaacatatgaatatatatatatataaacatataaacatataaacatatatatatatatatatatatatatttatttatttatttatttatttatgtgttcACCTTTTAGATGTTCACAAGGAAACCTGTATGTGTTACATTGTGAAGTTCAATGTTTGAATGGGAATAACGAGATAATACATAAAAGATGTAATGACGACATAGAAAAGAAATgtaatggtaataataaatgcatatatttttttgaatatgaACTTCGAAAAAAAACACAATCCTTTCGAAATAAGAATAGTATAGAAATAAGTGAATGTGTAGAATCGGAACAGAACGAAGTAAAAACATCTACGACTTGTTTATTAAGTAATAGTTTTATTTTAGATGAAGCATTTATtcaatatttcttttttattaagaaTAAGAATGAGGAACCTGTTATTTGTAAAGatggtaatataaatattaaaagtgCACTTTTACATTCTCCCTTTTgtgaaataaaattaaaagatatatcagaatatattagaaaaaaatgtgataataataaagaatgtTTAATAGATCCATTAGATGTAcagaaaaatttattaaatgaagaagatccatgttatattaataattcgTATGTGTCTGTTAATGTTGTATgtaataaagaagaagaaattgGAGATGAAAGTACAGATTCTAGTTCAATGGAAATTCAGGATTCTACATCTAATGAACAAGATGAAAATGTTAAAGGAATGAGTTCATCACAAGAAATGAATTCTAATAACGacgaaaataaaaatcaagATAATGAAAGTGATGatgatgttaataataataataataataataatgatgatcaaGATGAACAAGGTAATGATGGTGATGTTACCTCTTctatgaataaaaatgaagataacAAAGATTTAGAACATGGCTCTTCAAatgatgttaataataatacagaCACTcttgttaataataaagaaaataaagaatttgtattaaaagaaaaatcaaGTTTAACAtctaaaattaataaagaattaGCACATAGAACCgctctttttaataaattagctgataatatatccttattattgaataaaaaatatgattccTTCGAAATTAAAGATGTATTAGAAGATAGatataatgaaatgaaaCGTGATGCAAATCCAGAtgtatattacatttatttaatggATACATTagatatagaaaaaatagaaGATATAAATTTAGAAGAAGTTAAAATGTCATTATTAGCTTCCTTAAAAGAAACAATGAATAAAATAGATActatagaaaagaaaattgaagaattcaaaaataaatatatttcattatataataaagtaaAAACTACCATGCCAGAACTTTTCGATTTAAATGAAGAtttagtattattatataatgatttcCCTTTCGATAACGGTATGATATCATCTgatatattctttaaatataatcCAAGTGAAAATATTATGGATCATCAGGAAATGGTAAAAAAGGGTTCTATAACGGAAGACGAATTAAGAATTGTTAATGACCTTGAACCATTAGATAATtatagaagaagaaaaagaattacaGAATTAAGAAAAATTCTTGTTGAAAAATTAAGAATCTTATATTTAGAAAAGAATAACTTATTTAATACACAAGCTAGTTGTATCAAATCGTATTGTTACAAGAACCCATTGAATCTAAAAACACTAGAAGtattattaaagaaaaattattatagattaaaagaaaataaagattaTGATGTTGTATCAAGTATTATACAACATCTTGATAATGTCGATgcaaacaagaaaaaaaaatggctTACACATGAAAGAATACTTAAAAAATTACAAGTACTTATAGCTGAaggatataaaagaataaacgaaaaagaaaaagatatcGATAGAAGAATGGCTGTATATAATGCCCTATATGAAAAAGCACAATCTtataatttacaaaaattatttaatgataGTAATGATTTCTTAAAGAAATATGCAATAATGGGTAATTCTTTTGATGATGGAGATGAAGTATTCGGAAGCCAATCATCCAactttaatatttttgataGTAATAACACTGATCAAAATAATGAACAAGAACAACCAAAACAAGACGATCAATtactaaataataataatgatgatgtcCTATCAGAATCCAATAACGAAAATAAAGAGAAAACAAGCGACGATGCAACTCACAAAGAGACACAAGAAAAATCAGATCAAGAACCTTCACAAAATATTCAAGAAGATAATAGTGATGAAAAACATGCAGAAAATGAGGAAAATGTAGAACAAATTGAAACAGACAGTAACGTTTCTGAAGAAGCTAATGACGAAAATAAAGACAATATGCAAACAACAACTGATGAAGGAACTGAAGAATTACAAcaaaatgatgaagatgCTGAATCTCTAACAAAGGAAAATTCAAAATCGGAAGAACAAGAAAATGAAGATTCAACAGATGCTGAAGCTATTGACAAAGAAGAAGTAGAAACagaagaaaaaggaaaagatgaacaaaaaaaagacgaacaaaaagaacaagatgaagaagaagatggcgaaaaagaaaataaacataaatcaAGTGAAACAACCAACGAAACAGTAACTGAcattgaagaaaataaaaatgaagtaaAAGGTGAAGAACACCTACAAGGATCAGAACAATCAATAGAAGCATCTGAATCATCTCAAAAAGATGAAACTAAAGAAACAGAAGATAAAGAAGAATATGTAAATGCAAATGATGATGAATCTAGTGAAGAAGATACGACTCCAAATGAAACAAACAAAACTGATAATGGCAGTTCATTTTTCTTTGCTATGAGTAATGCACTCTTAGtaattttacttttattatttatagaatTCCTATAAtttctataaaaataatctacatttttttttttttttttttttataatttgattatataaattttttatattaattattatacttTGATTTacgtatatatgtatgaatataaatataaataaataaatatatatatatataaaacatatttatattttctcatatatacatttatgcatttatttatatagttatttatacatacatatatatattatatatatatattatatatattatatatatatattatatatatatttattatatatatatatatatatatatatatatatatattatgtactcatttattatcttttatttcaatttttattttttttttttttcaagtgaattttaaatttaatttacaCACTTTTCATAGCATTGAAaactatttatataaacttatatgtatatatatatatatatatatatatattcatttatatacaataacaaaaattgaaataaaagaataaaataaaaaaaaatataatattcatgatttaatattttgtaaaatataatttattttcttacaATTGTAATAGTCTTGTaaattcatctttttttctttgattgttttttttcaacTTATCGATCTTATTttggtatataatatttacctATAtagaaatgaataaataattacacatatatatatatatatatatatatatatatatatatatatttatgtatttatttatttatttatttatttatatttattgaatccttattttatgttcacgttttatattatttcatattttataaacaatTGCATACTTCTGCAATTTCCTTTTctgaatttattttttcctgtTCCATCATTTCTTcagtatttattatttctttagtTAACGAATTAatagaattattttttttttctatttctttatgaaaattatttaaaatatcattCTGTTTCATTTGTTTCTTCAAATTAAAAGCAAGTGATGACCTGTTCAGGttgttcaaaaaaaaaaaaaaaagaattttttttaaaataaataatttaaatatgacAAATGTGCAGTAGAACAAAATATGCTGTGgaaatatgtgtatatatatatatatatatatatatatatatgtatgtatgtatgttttttttttttttcttacttAACCAATTTGTggtattcaaataataacataatattataattgaaTAATTGTTTTAGAAGAAGACCCCTTTGAAAGCAAGTGACTGAAATCTGTTTATAATGGTCatacataattttataagaTTGTAAGAacacattaaatatattatatatatatatatatatatatatatatttgaaccTGTCTGCATAATTCGGTTAATATGTTCAACAATTCATTCAAATACTCTTcttttataatcatatttttagAATACATATTAGATAATACttcatatattctttttagaCACAGGACTATATCTTCATCATTTGTAACTCTGGAAACATATGAAATATGCTCTgctttttttacttttatacatttacttggaaatatataataaattggaTCATTGAAAAGAACACTTTtactatcatttttatatagaacattggattttaaattttttcgAATTTCCTCAATAACTCTTAcgatatttttatctttcatTGTTTTATCATCTTTTGAATGAACATTCTTTTCGTCTTCcttttctattattatagggttctcatattttaaatatttattgtattcGCCTAAATAATCTTTCATTTCGAATTAAAGCATGTgaaaattttcaaaaaatacatcaaaagaaacatatatatatatatatatatatatatgttaatattttatttattgaatttttaagttggaaaaaaaaaaaaaaaaaaaaaaaaagaaaacattaattttgttacataaaaaaaaaaatatattttttttcttctaattTAGAGTTAAAATCATACACaatataaggaaaaaaaaacctTAGAAAAAAATTCAGAGTAAATagggatatataatatataaaaaaatgagacAAAAACAATGATATacacgaaaaaaaaaaataaataaataaataaaataaataaataaataatatgaatatgatataatatatatatatatatatatattttagaagTGAAGCTTCAAagctttttttttgatatattttataatgttcattttctttatcttttcaaaatgaaaatgtttgtataacatatatataaatatatatatatatatatatatatttttttt from the Plasmodium falciparum 3D7 genome assembly, chromosome: 14 genome contains:
- a CDS encoding surface protein P113 encodes the protein MKIPFFILHILLLQFLLCLIRCYVHNDVIKFGEENSLKCSQGNLYVLHCEVQCLNGNNEIIHKRCNDDIEKKCNGNNKCIYFFEYELRKKTQSFRNKNSIEISECVESEQNEVKTSTTCLLSNSFILDEAFIQYFFFIKNKNEEPVICKDGNINIKSALLHSPFCEIKLKDISEYIRKKCDNNKECLIDPLDVQKNLLNEEDPCYINNSYVSVNVVCNKEEEIGDESTDSSSMEIQDSTSNEQDENVKGMSSSQEMNSNNDENKNQDNESDDDVNNNNNNNNDDQDEQGNDGDVTSSMNKNEDNKDLEHGSSNDVNNNTDTLVNNKENKEFVLKEKSSLTSKINKELAHRTALFNKLADNISLLLNKKYDSFEIKDVLEDRYNEMKRDANPDVYYIYLMDTLDIEKIEDINLEEVKMSLLASLKETMNKIDTIEKKIEEFKNKYISLYNKVKTTMPELFDLNEDLVLLYNDFPFDNGMISSDIFFKYNPSENIMDHQEMVKKGSITEDELRIVNDLEPLDNYRRRKRITELRKILVEKLRILYLEKNNLFNTQASCIKSYCYKNPLNLKTLEVLLKKNYYRLKENKDYDVVSSIIQHLDNVDANKKKKWLTHERILKKLQVLIAEGYKRINEKEKDIDRRMAVYNALYEKAQSYNLQKLFNDSNDFLKKYAIMGNSFDDGDEVFGSQSSNFNIFDSNNTDQNNEQEQPKQDDQLLNNNNDDVLSESNNENKEKTSDDATHKETQEKSDQEPSQNIQEDNSDEKHAENEENVEQIETDSNVSEEANDENKDNMQTTTDEGTEELQQNDEDAESLTKENSKSEEQENEDSTDAEAIDKEEVETEEKGKDEQKKDEQKEQDEEEDGEKENKHKSSETTNETVTDIEENKNEVKGEEHLQGSEQSIEASESSQKDETKETEDKEEYVNANDDESSEEDTTPNETNKTDNGSSFFFAMSNALLVILLLLFIEFL
- a CDS encoding dynein light chain, putative, whose product is MKDYLGEYNKYLKYENPIIIEKEDEKNVHSKDDKTMKDKNIVRVIEEIRKNLKSNVLYKNDSKSVLFNDPIYYIFPSKCIKVKKAEHISYVSRVTNDEDIVLCLKRIYEVLSNMYSKNMIIKEEYLNELLNILTELCRQISVTCFQRGLLLKQLFNYNIMLLFEYHKLVKSSLAFNLKKQMKQNDILNNFHKEIEKKNNSINSLTKEIINTEEMMEQEKINSEKEIAEVNIIYQNKIDKLKKNNQRKKDEFTRLLQL